The genomic window GGGCGGCGCGGGCACAGCGCAATCACTTAGCATGTTGTTATCATGCGTGGGTATCCTTGAAAGTGAAAGCTCAAGAACTGGGCCAGACCCTGTATGCCGTGCGGGAGAGTTTGTTTAGTCATTACCTTCGCGCTGAACTACAAAACCCTCATGTCACGGCTTGTTAAGGTCCAAAGCGTAAGTCCTGCTACATTCTTAATTCTTCATTTTTAATTTCCCTACAGCCTAAAGCCTACCGCCTTTTTGCCCTATGGGCCTTCCCACGCCAGCCAAGCCAGTCAAGTTGTTCGTCGCACTGCTGACGAACGATCCGGCTCTTTTCACAACTAGTGTGATAGCGCTGCAGTCGCACTATGGTCCAGTTGATCTTGCAAGCGAGACCTTCCCGTGGAATATGACCGAATATTATCGCAAAGAGATGGGAGAGAACTTACTGCGGAAGTTTGTCACGTTTGAGCGATTGATCGTTCCAGACGCTTTAGCGGGGATTAAATTAACGACTAACGAGCTTGAGATGTCGCTCTCGGGCGGTGAGCGTCCAACATCGCCTCGTCGGGTGAATCTCGATCCCGGTTATGTCGACAGAACCAAGCTAGTTCTTGCTTCTGCAAAGGACCAGGCTCATCGCATCTATCTTTCGCAAGGCATCTACGCCGAAGTCACCCTACTCTATTATCACGGCGAGTTTCATCCGTTCATCTACACCTATCCAGATTACCAATGGCCAGAGACGTACGCTTTTCTGCGCCGGGCGCAGCAGTGCTACCGACATCAGCTCCGTCTGCTGAAGCAGGAAAAGTCTTGACCTACCCCGCCAACATTGACCTGACCTCAGCCGGAAGGCGTTTCACTTTTCCAGTGTCATCGACACACGCATGCAGTGTTGATCCTTCAGCGATCAACACGTCGTCAGCCGAGCGGGTAATGCGATAGCCAAACCGCACACTCGCACCACCAACTTCCTCGATCGTTGTGGTGATCGACAGAAGATCGTCGAACCGTGCTGGCATCCAGTAGCGACAGAAAGCCTCGCGTACCGGAAAGTGCAAGCCTTCGGCTTCGAATTCTTGGTAGGGCTTACCGAGGGAACGTAATAATTCCACACGACCAACTTCGAACCACGGCAGAAACGCCGAGTGATGCGCCATACCGGCTTGGTCGGTTTCGGCGTAGCGGACGCGAATTAAGGCGGAGTTGGGTGCTGAGTGCTGGGTGTGAGGCATAAAAAACCTGGCTTCTCGCATCGGCTATCGACAGGAAAACCTGTTCGAGTCTTGCCCTTAAACCCAGCCCCCAGCCCCAAGCACCTAACACCTATTTGGCCTTCCAATTCGGCTTCCTTTTTTCAGCAAAAGCCTTTGGCCCTTCTTTCACATCTTCGGAGGTCATCATTTGCTTGATCGCTGGATAGGAACCAGCCAGTGCCTGTGCCAACGGCATTCCCAACCCCATCATCGCAGCTTGCTTGGTTGCGCGAACAGAGAGCGGTGCACACTCCAGGATCTCGTTTGCCCAACGATTCGCAGTGGCTATCAGATCTTTCAGAGGAACAACTTCGTTGACGATCCCCCAGCGATGCGCTTCCTGCGCGGTCATATGCCGACCTGTCAGCATGTACCCTAATGCAATCTTTTCCGGCATCTGTCGCGGCAGACGGTGTACGCCACCAGCTAATGCAGCGAGCCCAACCCGCGGCTCAGGTAAGCCTAACCGTGCATGATCAGCCGCAATAATGATGTCGCACGAGAGCGCCATCTCAAAGCCACCACCGAGCGCAAAACCATTCACCGCCGCAATTAAGGGTTTCCAAATATCGGTTCGATCGGTCAAACCACCAAACCCGCCTTTGGCCGGTGGTCCTGAAGGGAATCCTTGGCTGGCGGTATACTTGAGGTCGTTACCAGCAGAGAACGCTTTATCACCGGCACCAGTCAGAATAACCACCCACACATTCTCATCAGCAATGGCATCGTCCCAAATTGCCGACAATTCGGCCGTAGCAGGTGGGTGCACCGCATTCATCACCGCCGGGCGATTCAGGGTGATCGTCGCAATGCGATCTTTTTTCTCGTAGATGGCGTACTCGTAAGCCATACGTCCTCCTTTTCCTTGTCTCCTTGGAGTTACCGTACCACGCACGCGTGGAGCGGCGCGGCTTGGATACTAGCGGACGCACTGCGACAAATCAACGAAAAGGAGGATTCAAGATGAATGATCTGAAAAAGGCGTTAGTCGCCTGACGCTGAAAGTTTGCTATCCGCTAACGCTTTACGGATTTGCTCCGCCTCTTTCTCTATACTGTAGCGCACATCCGCTTCCAAAAGAGCACCCCAGGAAACGTCCTTAATCATGGCAAGAGCCGCCATCGCACGAGGGGAATCTTTTGACGGCGGAGGAATGCGGAGTGCAGCGCTGATGATTTGCGTTAGCCACGTCGCATTCGCAGCCTGAGGTTCATCTTGGTACACGACATATTCCGCCAGTGCCTCACAGGAAGTTTCTTCCGACATGAGTAGAAACGGAGTAATCTCCATCCACAACGCAAGTTCTCGCACAGGTTTTCCGCGGTGGACATAACTGTCGGCCAATGCCCCATGTAACCCTGCACGATGAGGTGGTGTCCCGGCAGGAAGAGATGAGTGCTCGCAATGCGTAGCATAGGACTTGCGGATAAATTCGCGCAGTCCTTCCCTCTGAAAACCACGCTGTCCCGTTTGAAAGAGACCCATCTGTCTGATCCTTCCCTCTGGAGCTAGTCAATTACGTTGAGAGGAAGACTGAAGGAGGCGGTATCTCCTCTCGTGACGCAAACTCTGTATCGGCACGAGGTGAGCGATTCTGAAGGACGTGCTATGTATGACCACAATTCATGGACATCGCACCACAAGAGCCAGTTGCACTTGTCACCGGAGCCAGTCGCGGCATTGGGCGCGCAGTGGCGCTGCGCTTGGCTCAGGCTGGCGCTCATCCCATATTAGCAGCGAGAACAGCAGCTGATCTGCAGAACGTTGCCGACCAGATCCGAGCATACGGACGCGAGGCGCTGATGGTACCCACTGATGTGACAGACGATAAGCAAATACAAGCGTTGGTGCAGACCGTCGAGGCACGCTTCGGTCACATCGATATTTTGGTGAATAACGCTGGTGGAGGAACACCGCGCACAACCGCCGTCAAAGCGCGGCTGAGCGATTGGGAGTGGACGCTACGGGTCAACCTATGGGCAACCATGCATCTCTCTCGCTTGGTTCTACCCTCAATGGTACAACGCCGCACTGGAACCATTGTCAACATTTGCTCCCTTGCTAGCTTAACCGGGAAAGCGGGGGAGGCTGCCTATGCAGCAGCGAAATTTGGTGTCCGCGGGTTCAGCCAATCCCTATTCGAGGAAGTGCGAGAATTCGACATCAAAGTCTGTACGATCTGCCCGGGCTATGTCGATACCGCATTGATTCCCCCCAATCGCCGTATCGACCGCAATAAGATGATTCGTCCAGAAGACGTTGCAGAAGCTGTGTATACAGTTGTGGCTGCTTCACCGCGGGTCTGCCCAACGGAAATCATTTTACAACCGCAGCATGATCCGATGAGGACGTGAAACGTAACCACTCCACCCCTCCTAAATCGATCCACGTGACATTGGGACATCAGCGACCAAACCCGCTCATGCTGAGCGTAGTCCGAAGGACGAGCGGGGAGGTGTCCCTCGGTGGGTGCCGAAGTGTACGAATCTTCGATGGTTCAATTCAGGTTCGCCTTTTTCGCTTTACGTTTTATGTTTTACGTTTTATGTTTTCTGCCCTATGACTCTCAGCAACAAAGTCGCTCTCGTCACCGGTGGCGCAAAACGCGTGGGTAAAGCGATCGTGCGTACGCTTGCCAAGCGAGGCTGCCGTGTGCTTGTTCACTACCATACCTCACAAGCCGAAGCGGAAGAGACTGTTCGTGAGTTACTTGCTGCCGGTCATGAGGCAGTCGCGTTGCAAGCTGACATCACGCAAGAGGCTGAGGTTGAGCGCCTGGTAGAGACAGCAGTCCAGCGTTTTGGCCGCATTGATGTATTGGTCAATAACGCCTCTATCTTCTACCGCACCCCAATCGCGACACTGACAGCGGACGACATTGAACGGGTCATAGACACAAACCTTACAGGGACCTTTATCTGCTCTCAGAAAGTCGGGTTACGCATGCTCGATTGGGGCTCCGGCCATATCATCAATATGGCCGATGTCGCTGGCTTACGTCCGTGGGTTGATTATCTCCCCTACTCTATTGCCAAAGCCTGCGTTCTCACTTTGACTCAAGGCTTAGCAATGGAATTCGCACCGAACGTGATGGTCAATGCGGTTGTCCCTGGGCCCGTGCTCTTTCAAGACGACACCCCCGAGGAGGTGCAGCAACGCGAGATCGATAAAACCCTGCTTAAGCGTATGGGCACCCCGGAGGAAGTCGCGGCGCTCGTCGCCTTCGTTGCTGAGTCTGACTATAGCACCGGTGCGGTGTTTCATATCGACGGAGGGCGCAGTTTAACGTGAAAGGCTCTTCGTGCGCACAGCGCACGCTACGAGGCTACGCCTCGCGTGTTCCCTTTCGACACTCTAACCGTGGCCAGACATGTTTCTCAAAATCAGCCAGGTCCTGGCGAAAATCAGGAAAGGCAAGCATCACTGCCGCGACATCGGTTTCAGCGGCCATGCGATCGAAATACTCGGCGATAGTCTTAAAGGACCCAACGAGCGTCGGCAGCCCCATAAACATTGCTTTTTTCTTCAAACTCATCGACATGCCTTCCGACTTGTCGAGTTCCGCCTGGCCAGTGATATTCACCAGTGCACCAACGTCTGCACCTTCCACGATATGGTCGAATCGTGCCTGTGCTTCAGCGTCACTTTCAGCTGCGATGATATTGTTGAGCGCAATCGTGCCAACCGTGCGTCCGCACTTGCCCGCTTCGCTCTTTACTTCGGCACTGATTTCTCGCAGTTTTGCGATGTCACCAATGACAAAGTTACGATCACCCATCTCAGCGGTAAAACGTAATCCGCGTCCAGACTGCCCGGCGCACACAATAGGAAGGTCCCGGGTTGGCAATGGCTTACACTGACAGTGATCTAACTGAAAGTATTTCCCCTTGAAATTAGAAACACCGTCGCGCCACAATTCCTTCAAAATCGTCACATACTCAGTCGCATAGTCATAGCGCGTCTCGTAGTGTTCATCTCCCGGCCACAATCCCATCTGTTGATATTCATCTTTGTACCAACCCGAAACGATATTGAGCCCAAAGCGGCCATGCGACATATGGTCGATGGTCACCGCCATACGCGCACAAATCGCCGGGTGCATGGTAAGGTTGGCAATCGAGGGATAGAGTTCGATCCGCTTGGTGATCGGTGCCAGTCCCGCCATTAGCGTGTACGAATCCTGCGCGTAATCCCAATACTCGGTCACCCCGCCAAAGCCGCGATGTTTCACCATCGACAGCGCAAATTCAAATCCCAATTCTTCGCATTTAAGCGTAACATCGCGATTGAGTTCCCATGTCGGCATAAACTGCGCGGTATTGCGTGACGCAATAAAGCCGTTCTTTGCTATGGGAAGAAAGATGCCAAACTCCAGGTATCGCATAGCCCTTTTTCCTTCACTAGAGATTCGCTACTTTGGTTCCCTATATCTCACTGCGAGCAGGCAGTATACAGAATCTCCAGCCTCCATGAATACACCTCCACTTTCCTCCGCACTGACAGTGCGATGGTCTGACATCTTTGGCAATGATCACCCAGTTGAAGTTGAAATTGGCCCTGGCAAGGGCTCCTTTCTCTGTGCCTATGCCGAGCATACGCCGGAGCGCAATTTTTTTGCCGTCGAAATCAACAAACGGCGTGCGTTGCGGTTAGCTGCACGGCTGCACCGCCAGGGGCCAACCAATGCGATGGTTATCCATGCCGATATGCGTTGCTTAATCCAAACGCCGGTCTGGCCTGGAGGTGTCTCAGTTTACCATCTGTACTTTCCTGACCCGTGGTGGAAACGACGCCATCATCAACGGCGCTTGTTTCATGCCGACTTTGCAACCGCACTCATGCAAACGTTACTACCCGGAGGGAGAATACTCCTCGCATCAGACGTCCAGGAATATTTTGTGAAGATCGTGCAGCAATTCAACAGTGTGCCGGAGTTGCGACAATTTCCCTGGGAACGAGATCATATCACCAAGAAAGGGAAACCAATTCTGACCGATTTCGAGCGCAAGTTTCGCAACCTCGGGCTACCGATCCATTATGCAGGGTTCGAGAAGAAGCGGTCGTAGAAACCTAACAAGCCCAAGCGAAACACAAGACATTGGCACCCTCCAAGTAACGTGTGCTGCGCGCACGATGCGTCTCCACGCCATGTTCTTCGTGCGCATGGGGCACGCTACGGGCTCGTGCTTCACAAGCGAAGGAGTCCAAATCTCTTGCGGACGGATTCAAATGCAACGACGTAGAATCCAGGAGTCCTGCCTACGCGACGAGTTGCTTCACCTTCTCCACAATCCGCCGCGCGCTGATGCCATAAGCATCGAGAAGTTCATCCGGTTTGCCAGATCGCGGGACGTCAGTCACTGCAAGTTTATGAACCTGCACCCCATGTGTTGCTACAGCGTTGAGCACCGCATCGCCTAGTCCGCCGTCGTAGTAGTGGTCCTCCACAACCAGCACGCGCTGTCGCGTTTGTGAAGCTGCTGAGACGATCCCTTTAGTGTCAATCGGTTTGACTGAATAGGCGTCGATGATGCGGACGTTGAGGCCCGCAGCCTTCAGCGTCTCGTATGCAGCCAGTGCTTCATGAAGCGTGACGCCAGCAGCGACAATAGTCAGCGCATCGTTACTACTCGAACGCAGGACCTTACTTCCCCCAACAGGGAATTCTTCATTGTTGGCATACAACACGGGTGTCGCAGGACGTGAAGTACGGATGTAGGTTGTCCCTTTGAGATTTGCCGCAGTAGCCACTAAGTACTCAGCCGATACCGCATCACTCGGATAAAGTACGGTTGAGTGTGGAATCGCACGCATCATGGCGATGTCTTCGAGTCCCATCTGCGACGGGCCATCTTCACCAATCGAGACTCCACAGTGCGACCCAGCGTATGTAATCGCAACCCCAGAGATTGCCGCCATGCGAATGTGATCAAAGGCACGCGTGAGAAACGCCGCAAATGTCGACACGAAAGGCATTCTTCCACAGGCAGCCAGGCCGACGGCTGCACCGACCATATTTTGCTCGGCAATGAAACTCTCAAAGTAACGGTCCTTGTGTGCGGCGAGAAACTTCTCAGCAAACGTCGAGTTCTTGGTATCACCATCAAGCGCAACAACATGAGGATTCACCGAGCCCAGTTTCGCCAGTGCTGTCCCGTACGCCGAGCGCGTCGCAACTTTCTCACCACGTTTGTACTCTGGTGTGGGGTACGATCCTGTTCCAGTGGCAGATCGAACCTGAGCCGCAGGTGGTAGCGCAATCTTCGCCGCAGCTCCATTGCCATTCAGTGGCAACTCGCTGAGCGCTTTGTCGAGTTCTTCACCTTTCTTCAACGGTTTGCCATGCCACCCGTCACGATCCTCAAGGAAGGAAACGCCCTTCCCTTTCAGCGTGCGAGCGACAATCATCGTCGGGCGGTCTTTCACGCTCTGAGCTTGGTCGAGAGCCGCAACAACTGCTGGCATATCATGACCATCTACGGTCACGGTATGCCAGCCAAAAGCGCTGAACCGGTTGTGATAGACAGAAGTATCGTGATTGTACATCGTACGTTGACTCTGGCCGAGTCCATTGACGTCGATAATGCCAACCAAATTATCGAGCTTATAATGTGCCGCTAAAGCAGCAGCTTCCCACACGCTCCCCTCAGCAATCTCACCATCGCCCAGCAGCACATAGACACGATAATCGCTCCTCTCCAAATATTTACCGTTGAGTGCGATTCCCACTCCGACCGAAAGCCCTTGCCCAAGCGAGCCAGTCGCAGCGTCGACCCACGGAATCCGTGGGGTTGGATGCCCTTCCAAATCACTTGTCAACAGGCGTAACGTTAATAACTGCTCGACCGGCCATACCCCCGCTTCCGCCAGTGCAGCATACAAAACTGGAGCAGCATGACCTTTCGAGAGCACAAAGCGGTCATTGTTGGGGTGATGCGGTTTCGCTGGGTCGAAACGCATCGTATGAAAAAAGAGTACCGAAACAATATCTGCCGCGGACAGGCAAGAGGTGGGATGCCCCGAACCAGCTTCTGCGGTCGCCCGCAGCGAATGAATCCGTAGTTTACGAGCGAGCGTTTGCAAATTCAGCACTTCTTGTGTTGCAGCCACGGCGCATACTCCTCACAGTAAAAACAAAGGGCACGGCGTACCGTGCCCTGATCGTTTAACTCCCCCTATCACCAACGCGCTTCGTGTTTCTCAGCAGGAACGAGAAAGAGAAGTTGAAGCAAGCTTGCTATCAGCGCGTCAGCAGGTCCCACCTTACGAATGCGCAGCACTTGGATTGCGCAAACCACAAAATTCTTCGTAATCAATCAACTGCGTAATTTTGGGATGATCACTGCACACAAGGCAATTGGGATCACGCCGCAGCTTGAGCACACGTACCTCTGAGCTAAGCGTATCGAAGTGCATCATTCGTCCAATCAGTGGTCTTCCGGCTCCGAGGATCAGCTTCATTGCCTCTAATGCCTGTACGCAACCAACCAGCCCTGGCAGCACCCCAAGCACGCCAGCCTCTGCACAGCTAGGTGCAGCTCCCGGCGGTGGCGGTTCGGGGAAGAGGCAACGATAGCAAGGGCCACGACCCGGCAAGAAAACCGTCGCTTGTCCTTCAAACTGGAAGATCGAACCATCGACCAATGGCTTCTTTGCCATGACGCATGCATCATTGATGAGATAGCGGGTAGGAAAATTATCACACCCGTTAATGACGATGTCGAAATCCTTGATGATGCGCATGACATTCTCAGACGACAAACGCTCATTGATCGGCACAATCTTCACGTCTGGGTTCAGCGCATTGAGGGTCTTCTGAGCAGACTCAACCTTCGGGGTTCCTACACGATCGTTGGTATGGAGAATCTGCCGTTGCAAGTTACTCATATCGACGACATCGTTATCGATGATACCGATTGTCCCGATGCCAGCCGCGGCAAGGTAAAAAGCGACAGGAGAGCCAAGTCCTCCAGCACCAACGCAGAGCACTTTCCCCTCCATGAGTTTGGCTTGTCCCTTTTCGCCCACCTCAGGTAACGTAAAGTGACGTGCATAGCGGGTAATTTGGTCTTGGGAGAACTGTCGATCAGCAACCCATTTGTAGCCTGCATTTTTCCAGGCCGTATAGCCACCAGACATCGACACAACGTTCTCGTAACCCATTTCTTTCAGCGTTCGTGCGGCAATGAGTGAGCGAACTCCACCTGCGCAATAAGCAATGATGGGCTTACTCTTGTCGGCAACTGTTTCCTCTACACGCATTTCAAGGAAACCACGCGGCAGCGAGACAGCTCCTTCGAGATGGCCTTCGCGATACTCTTCTCGTTCGCGTACATCAAGAAGAGCCCAATTCTCACCACGCTCGACACGATTCTTGACCTCGTCAATCGAGACTTCGGGAATCGACGTACGCGCTTCTTCCATCAGTTGCTTGTAAGTTTTGGCCATAGGTTTGCCGTCCTGCATTTTCTTAACTCTCTCTCAATTCAAGTC from Deltaproteobacteria bacterium includes these protein-coding regions:
- a CDS encoding DUF4416 family protein is translated as MGLPTPAKPVKLFVALLTNDPALFTTSVIALQSHYGPVDLASETFPWNMTEYYRKEMGENLLRKFVTFERLIVPDALAGIKLTTNELEMSLSGGERPTSPRRVNLDPGYVDRTKLVLASAKDQAHRIYLSQGIYAEVTLLYYHGEFHPFIYTYPDYQWPETYAFLRRAQQCYRHQLRLLKQEKS
- a CDS encoding acyl-CoA thioesterase; protein product: MPHTQHSAPNSALIRVRYAETDQAGMAHHSAFLPWFEVGRVELLRSLGKPYQEFEAEGLHFPVREAFCRYWMPARFDDLLSITTTIEEVGGASVRFGYRITRSADDVLIAEGSTLHACVDDTGKVKRLPAEVRSMLAG
- a CDS encoding enoyl-CoA hydratase (Catalyzes the reversible hydration of unsaturated fatty acyl-CoA to beta-hydroxyacyl-CoA), producing MAYEYAIYEKKDRIATITLNRPAVMNAVHPPATAELSAIWDDAIADENVWVVILTGAGDKAFSAGNDLKYTASQGFPSGPPAKGGFGGLTDRTDIWKPLIAAVNGFALGGGFEMALSCDIIIAADHARLGLPEPRVGLAALAGGVHRLPRQMPEKIALGYMLTGRHMTAQEAHRWGIVNEVVPLKDLIATANRWANEILECAPLSVRATKQAAMMGLGMPLAQALAGSYPAIKQMMTSEDVKEGPKAFAEKRKPNWKAK
- a CDS encoding SDR family oxidoreductase, whose translation is MDIAPQEPVALVTGASRGIGRAVALRLAQAGAHPILAARTAADLQNVADQIRAYGREALMVPTDVTDDKQIQALVQTVEARFGHIDILVNNAGGGTPRTTAVKARLSDWEWTLRVNLWATMHLSRLVLPSMVQRRTGTIVNICSLASLTGKAGEAAYAAAKFGVRGFSQSLFEEVREFDIKVCTICPGYVDTALIPPNRRIDRNKMIRPEDVAEAVYTVVAASPRVCPTEIILQPQHDPMRT
- a CDS encoding SDR family oxidoreductase → MTLSNKVALVTGGAKRVGKAIVRTLAKRGCRVLVHYHTSQAEAEETVRELLAAGHEAVALQADITQEAEVERLVETAVQRFGRIDVLVNNASIFYRTPIATLTADDIERVIDTNLTGTFICSQKVGLRMLDWGSGHIINMADVAGLRPWVDYLPYSIAKACVLTLTQGLAMEFAPNVMVNAVVPGPVLFQDDTPEEVQQREIDKTLLKRMGTPEEVAALVAFVAESDYSTGAVFHIDGGRSLT
- a CDS encoding LLM class flavin-dependent oxidoreductase, giving the protein MRYLEFGIFLPIAKNGFIASRNTAQFMPTWELNRDVTLKCEELGFEFALSMVKHRGFGGVTEYWDYAQDSYTLMAGLAPITKRIELYPSIANLTMHPAICARMAVTIDHMSHGRFGLNIVSGWYKDEYQQMGLWPGDEHYETRYDYATEYVTILKELWRDGVSNFKGKYFQLDHCQCKPLPTRDLPIVCAGQSGRGLRFTAEMGDRNFVIGDIAKLREISAEVKSEAGKCGRTVGTIALNNIIAAESDAEAQARFDHIVEGADVGALVNITGQAELDKSEGMSMSLKKKAMFMGLPTLVGSFKTIAEYFDRMAAETDVAAVMLAFPDFRQDLADFEKHVWPRLECRKGTREA
- the trmB gene encoding tRNA (guanosine(46)-N7)-methyltransferase TrmB, producing the protein MGRKMPNSRYRIALFPSLEIRYFGSLYLTASRQYTESPASMNTPPLSSALTVRWSDIFGNDHPVEVEIGPGKGSFLCAYAEHTPERNFFAVEINKRRALRLAARLHRQGPTNAMVIHADMRCLIQTPVWPGGVSVYHLYFPDPWWKRRHHQRRLFHADFATALMQTLLPGGRILLASDVQEYFVKIVQQFNSVPELRQFPWERDHITKKGKPILTDFERKFRNLGLPIHYAGFEKKRS
- a CDS encoding transketolase codes for the protein MLNLQTLARKLRIHSLRATAEAGSGHPTSCLSAADIVSVLFFHTMRFDPAKPHHPNNDRFVLSKGHAAPVLYAALAEAGVWPVEQLLTLRLLTSDLEGHPTPRIPWVDAATGSLGQGLSVGVGIALNGKYLERSDYRVYVLLGDGEIAEGSVWEAAALAAHYKLDNLVGIIDVNGLGQSQRTMYNHDTSVYHNRFSAFGWHTVTVDGHDMPAVVAALDQAQSVKDRPTMIVARTLKGKGVSFLEDRDGWHGKPLKKGEELDKALSELPLNGNGAAAKIALPPAAQVRSATGTGSYPTPEYKRGEKVATRSAYGTALAKLGSVNPHVVALDGDTKNSTFAEKFLAAHKDRYFESFIAEQNMVGAAVGLAACGRMPFVSTFAAFLTRAFDHIRMAAISGVAITYAGSHCGVSIGEDGPSQMGLEDIAMMRAIPHSTVLYPSDAVSAEYLVATAANLKGTTYIRTSRPATPVLYANNEEFPVGGSKVLRSSSNDALTIVAAGVTLHEALAAYETLKAAGLNVRIIDAYSVKPIDTKGIVSAASQTRQRVLVVEDHYYDGGLGDAVLNAVATHGVQVHKLAVTDVPRSGKPDELLDAYGISARRIVEKVKQLVA
- the moeB gene encoding molybdopterin-synthase adenylyltransferase MoeB, which produces MAKTYKQLMEEARTSIPEVSIDEVKNRVERGENWALLDVREREEYREGHLEGAVSLPRGFLEMRVEETVADKSKPIIAYCAGGVRSLIAARTLKEMGYENVVSMSGGYTAWKNAGYKWVADRQFSQDQITRYARHFTLPEVGEKGQAKLMEGKVLCVGAGGLGSPVAFYLAAAGIGTIGIIDNDVVDMSNLQRQILHTNDRVGTPKVESAQKTLNALNPDVKIVPINERLSSENVMRIIKDFDIVINGCDNFPTRYLINDACVMAKKPLVDGSIFQFEGQATVFLPGRGPCYRCLFPEPPPPGAAPSCAEAGVLGVLPGLVGCVQALEAMKLILGAGRPLIGRMMHFDTLSSEVRVLKLRRDPNCLVCSDHPKITQLIDYEEFCGLRNPSAAHS